The following coding sequences lie in one Thermomicrobium sp. 4228-Ro genomic window:
- a CDS encoding acetamidase/formamidase family protein, whose translation MAFVTIPRQWRSATLDGHAEPAARGPPGSVVEFETSDEPYEQLARGVPLDDLALERFNLVTGPLAIEGAVPGQALRVDILEIVIERAWLAFFRSFGPLGSLLPETVCRALPLEGQTLVVSPRLRIPFQPSIGCLGLAPKQGRSSTFRPVWPWGGNLDLPELCPGSTVWLPVQRPEAYLFVGDVHAAVGWGEPAHVGIEAAARVRVRVDRAAGIRCRAPRIRTEHDLIFVGIGETIAAAQRHALEQALEALRDEYGLTPPEAYGLACSCLSYRFGGPAGPVVLASLPLAVLDQLSGTATPS comes from the coding sequence ATGGCGTTCGTCACGATTCCTCGCCAGTGGCGGAGCGCGACGCTCGATGGCCATGCCGAGCCGGCTGCGCGCGGGCCGCCGGGGAGCGTGGTCGAGTTCGAGACGAGCGACGAGCCGTACGAGCAGCTGGCTCGCGGTGTCCCGCTCGACGATCTCGCACTCGAGCGTTTCAATCTTGTGACGGGTCCACTCGCGATCGAGGGTGCCGTTCCTGGGCAGGCCCTACGTGTCGATATCCTCGAGATCGTGATCGAGCGGGCCTGGCTCGCCTTCTTCCGTTCGTTCGGCCCGCTCGGTTCTCTCCTGCCGGAGACCGTGTGTCGTGCGTTGCCTCTCGAGGGGCAGACGTTGGTGGTCTCCCCCCGTCTGCGCATTCCTTTCCAGCCGAGTATCGGCTGTCTCGGGCTCGCACCGAAGCAGGGGCGAAGTTCCACCTTTCGTCCTGTCTGGCCGTGGGGCGGTAACCTCGATCTCCCTGAGCTCTGCCCCGGCAGTACGGTCTGGTTACCCGTCCAACGACCGGAGGCATACCTCTTCGTCGGTGACGTGCATGCAGCAGTCGGTTGGGGAGAACCAGCACACGTGGGTATCGAGGCAGCCGCGCGTGTTCGGGTACGGGTCGATCGGGCTGCAGGTATCCGCTGCCGAGCACCACGCATCCGTACGGAGCACGACTTGATTTTCGTCGGCATCGGTGAGACGATCGCGGCAGCCCAACGGCATGCTCTCGAACAAGCACTGGAAGCCCTGCGCGACGAGTATGGACTCACCCCACCGGAGGCCTACGGGCTCGCCTGCAGCTGCCTTTCCTACCGGTTCGGTGGCCCCGCTGGGCCAGTGGTACTCGCTTCCTTGCCGCTCGCCGTGCTCGATCAGCTGTCCGGTACCGCCACACCGAGTTGA
- the selB gene encoding selenocysteine-specific translation elongation factor — protein sequence MSRQTYVIGTAGHVDHGKSTLVKALTGIDPDRLREEKEREMTIDLGFAWMTLPSGRRLSIVDVPGHERFIKNMLAGVGGFDAALLIVAADEGPMPQTREHLAILDLLEIRHGIVVLTKRDLVDADWLDLVTVEVEELLRGTSLEGAPILPVSAITGEGLTELIAAIDALLDSVPPHASSGRPRLAIDRVFTLPGFGTIVTGTLRDGSLEVGQEVEILPRRLRARIRGLQSHRTKVERALPGSRTAVNLSGVEVDDLERGDVLTVPGWLEPTTLLDARLRMLADAPTALEQNDEIDVFIGTSETLARVTVLDAERLEPGQSGWVQLRLQDPIVAVRGDHFIVRRPSPSATLAGGIVVETHPRRHRRFRPEVIRALEALASGDPLAILLQTLGGQALEWRELVQRSNLDAESATQALSQLIASQEAIALDATGEAIGPQTIILSVRTAERLEAQLLAAISEYHTRYPLRRGLPREMARSRLGLSQRPFDLFVRRLARLGRLVEDGEVLRAPDHRIRLTPDQEERARAYEAALQREPFTPPAPSEFGLDPELVQALADLGRVVRITDDVVFAPEAWQTIQERVLALLDAHGSVTLAQVRDALGTSRKYAQALLEYLDQLRITRRVGDARVRYA from the coding sequence ATGAGCCGCCAGACCTACGTCATCGGTACCGCCGGGCACGTCGACCACGGCAAGTCGACGCTGGTGAAGGCACTCACCGGCATCGACCCTGATCGCCTGCGCGAGGAAAAAGAGCGCGAGATGACCATCGACCTGGGCTTCGCTTGGATGACTCTGCCGAGCGGCCGGCGGCTGAGTATCGTCGACGTGCCTGGCCACGAGCGGTTCATCAAGAACATGCTCGCCGGGGTGGGCGGCTTCGACGCTGCCCTCTTGATCGTGGCTGCCGACGAGGGGCCCATGCCGCAAACGCGCGAGCACCTGGCTATCCTCGACCTGTTGGAGATCCGCCACGGCATCGTCGTCCTCACGAAACGCGACCTCGTCGACGCCGACTGGCTCGATCTCGTCACGGTCGAGGTCGAAGAACTCTTGCGCGGCACCTCGCTCGAGGGTGCTCCTATTCTTCCCGTCTCGGCCATCACGGGAGAAGGGTTGACGGAGCTCATTGCCGCGATCGATGCGCTGCTCGACTCCGTACCGCCGCATGCGTCGAGTGGACGACCGCGCCTGGCGATCGATCGCGTCTTCACGTTACCCGGTTTCGGAACGATCGTGACCGGCACGCTGCGGGACGGTTCTCTGGAAGTCGGTCAGGAGGTGGAAATCCTCCCGCGTCGTTTGCGCGCTCGCATCCGCGGTCTCCAGAGCCATCGGACGAAAGTCGAGCGTGCCCTGCCGGGATCCCGGACGGCTGTCAACTTGAGCGGTGTCGAGGTCGACGACCTCGAGCGCGGTGATGTCCTGACTGTCCCCGGTTGGCTCGAACCGACGACGTTGCTCGATGCCAGGCTCCGCATGCTCGCCGATGCCCCAACGGCGCTGGAACAGAACGACGAAATCGATGTCTTCATCGGCACCAGCGAGACACTCGCGCGCGTGACGGTGCTGGATGCCGAGCGGCTGGAACCCGGCCAGAGCGGTTGGGTCCAGCTCCGTCTCCAGGACCCCATCGTCGCCGTCCGTGGTGATCACTTCATCGTGCGTCGCCCCTCGCCTAGCGCGACGCTCGCCGGCGGTATCGTCGTCGAGACCCATCCGCGCCGGCACCGGCGGTTCCGGCCAGAAGTCATCCGCGCACTCGAGGCGCTCGCTTCCGGCGACCCATTAGCGATCTTGCTGCAGACTCTCGGCGGCCAGGCGCTCGAGTGGCGGGAACTCGTCCAGCGGTCGAACTTGGACGCGGAGAGTGCCACCCAGGCCCTGTCGCAACTCATCGCGAGCCAGGAGGCCATCGCACTCGATGCGACCGGCGAGGCAATCGGACCGCAGACGATCATCCTCAGCGTCCGGACTGCCGAGCGGCTCGAAGCGCAGTTGCTCGCTGCGATTTCCGAGTACCACACCCGCTACCCACTGCGCCGCGGTCTCCCGCGCGAAATGGCACGCAGCCGTCTCGGTCTGTCCCAACGCCCCTTCGACCTCTTCGTCCGGCGTTTGGCCAGGCTCGGCAGGCTGGTCGAAGATGGGGAAGTGCTACGGGCCCCCGACCATCGCATCCGCTTGACCCCCGACCAGGAAGAGCGTGCCCGCGCGTACGAGGCAGCGCTGCAGCGTGAGCCGTTCACGCCACCTGCCCCGTCCGAGTTCGGGCTCGATCCTGAACTCGTCCAAGCGCTCGCCGATCTCGGCCGCGTCGTGCGCATCACCGATGATGTCGTCTTCGCGCCGGAGGCGTGGCAGACGATCCAGGAGCGCGTGCTGGCCCTCCTCGACGCACACGGCAGCGTGACGCTGGCCCAGGTGCGTGATGCGCTCGGCACGAGCCGCAAGTACGCGCAAGCGCTACTCGAGTATCTCGACCAGTTGCGCATCACGCGGCGGGTAGGAGATGCCCGTGTCCGCTACGCATGA
- a CDS encoding PIG-L deacetylase family protein, which yields MSATHEPIATALFVAPHFDDVALSCGGTVALFAQQGIRTHILTLFGGAPPGPLSSFARQQHRWRGLDDEAVLTIRRTEERAAAGLLGAQASWFEVPDAIYRDARYNSDDELFGTVHPDDWDLLDVLLADTEQLLATLAAPVVIFVPLAIGNHVDHQIARALGQRLAERRFVVWGYEDIPYAVTERGQRAVEAIRRQAPPPWLVFLTEELFQRRLRAIEQYESQLAFVFRDLGDVERTLRAYALEAGQGTLAERFWAIDQSDLLDPRSSRA from the coding sequence GTGTCCGCTACGCATGAGCCCATCGCCACTGCGCTCTTCGTTGCGCCGCACTTCGACGATGTGGCGCTCTCCTGTGGCGGTACCGTTGCACTCTTCGCCCAGCAGGGTATCCGCACTCACATCCTCACGCTTTTCGGTGGCGCACCACCTGGCCCGCTTTCGTCCTTCGCGCGCCAGCAGCACCGCTGGCGCGGTCTCGACGACGAGGCCGTCCTCACGATCCGACGCACCGAGGAGCGTGCCGCTGCCGGTCTGCTCGGAGCGCAAGCGAGCTGGTTCGAGGTACCGGATGCCATCTACCGCGATGCTCGCTACAACTCGGACGACGAACTCTTCGGCACTGTGCACCCGGACGACTGGGACTTGCTCGATGTCCTCCTCGCCGACACGGAACAGCTTCTCGCGACGCTGGCGGCTCCCGTCGTGATCTTCGTTCCGCTCGCCATCGGCAACCATGTCGACCACCAGATCGCCCGCGCTCTCGGCCAGCGACTTGCGGAGCGTCGGTTCGTCGTCTGGGGCTACGAAGATATCCCCTATGCCGTGACCGAGCGAGGTCAGCGAGCGGTCGAAGCCATTCGGCGACAGGCGCCACCCCCCTGGCTCGTCTTCCTCACGGAGGAACTGTTTCAGCGACGCCTTCGCGCGATCGAGCAGTACGAAAGCCAGTTGGCCTTCGTCTTCCGGGATCTCGGCGACGTCGAACGGACGCTGCGGGCCTATGCGCTCGAAGCTGGTCAGGGCACGCTCGCTGAGCGGTTCTGGGCGATCGACCAGAGTGACCTGCTCGACCCGCGGTCCAGTCGGGCGTGA
- a CDS encoding D-alanyl-D-alanine carboxypeptidase family protein: MAVRAFGLCALVALLVVSPFCRASLHAEPAVVARHWVILDAMNGRVVAEQAARQPVAIASLTKVMTAVVALERGQLDRTVTIVPEDLVGESSAGLRAGQTVTLRTLLYGLLLRSGNDAAMAIARAVGGSPDQEDPVARARFVDWMNAKARALGLDQTHFRNPHGLDEPGHTSSALDLARLTRFALDDPRFVAIFGANAYEGEGFRWRHTNRLPDRYPGVIGGKTGWTDDAGLCLIEVAERAGHRLIVVLTGSTFDAWYEDAARLFDYGWTLIDPIEDPEDAARLFQWWWQRTDDPVARGLVERSWLWGRPLGSVEREPYRDAPGGQRYVQYFEKGRMELTDPALPVDARWRVTGGRLAWELLTGRQQIGDAAVVPRAPAAIAVAGDPGNPITYALLGRMVQQPPGTAGEVITIQLLPDGSHVQRPELAEFGVRYGQAFTETGHGMASIFAEWVEQRGLVRVGERLREEPLFSPWVALLGYPVTEPYWIRVPVGGVQRDVLVQCFERRCLTFTPANAPEWQVEMGNIGVHYRMWVAGRLDVPALVAGHVG, translated from the coding sequence ATGGCTGTCCGAGCGTTTGGTCTTTGCGCGCTCGTCGCGCTTCTGGTGGTTTCTCCCTTCTGTCGCGCGTCGCTCCACGCGGAACCGGCCGTCGTGGCTCGGCACTGGGTCATCCTCGACGCGATGAACGGCCGCGTCGTCGCTGAACAGGCGGCTCGTCAGCCGGTCGCGATCGCCAGTTTGACTAAAGTGATGACGGCAGTGGTCGCCCTGGAGCGTGGGCAACTCGATCGGACGGTCACGATCGTACCAGAGGATCTGGTCGGAGAATCGTCGGCTGGTCTGCGGGCCGGGCAGACGGTCACGCTGCGTACCCTGCTCTACGGTCTGCTCCTGCGGAGTGGGAACGATGCGGCTATGGCGATCGCCCGAGCTGTCGGTGGGAGTCCGGACCAGGAGGATCCGGTTGCGCGAGCCCGTTTCGTCGACTGGATGAACGCGAAGGCGCGGGCGCTCGGCCTCGACCAGACGCACTTCCGCAATCCGCATGGTCTCGACGAACCAGGGCATACGAGTAGCGCGCTCGACCTAGCTCGCCTGACTCGGTTTGCCCTCGATGACCCACGCTTCGTCGCGATCTTCGGTGCGAACGCGTACGAGGGAGAGGGCTTCCGCTGGCGGCACACGAACCGATTGCCGGATCGCTATCCGGGCGTGATCGGCGGGAAGACCGGCTGGACAGACGATGCAGGGTTGTGCCTCATCGAGGTCGCTGAGCGAGCTGGACATCGACTGATCGTGGTCCTGACTGGGTCGACCTTCGACGCGTGGTACGAGGATGCAGCGCGGCTCTTCGATTACGGCTGGACACTGATCGATCCGATCGAGGATCCGGAGGACGCAGCACGGCTGTTCCAGTGGTGGTGGCAGCGGACAGACGACCCGGTCGCGCGTGGTCTCGTCGAGCGGAGCTGGCTGTGGGGTCGACCACTCGGGTCGGTCGAGCGGGAGCCGTACCGGGACGCGCCCGGTGGACAGCGGTACGTCCAGTATTTCGAGAAGGGGCGGATGGAGTTGACCGATCCAGCTCTGCCGGTCGATGCACGTTGGCGCGTGACCGGTGGTCGGCTGGCATGGGAACTCCTGACCGGGCGGCAGCAGATCGGCGATGCGGCCGTCGTCCCGCGTGCTCCGGCGGCGATCGCTGTCGCCGGTGACCCGGGGAATCCGATCACGTATGCGCTCCTCGGTCGCATGGTCCAGCAGCCGCCTGGTACAGCGGGGGAAGTGATCACCATCCAGCTTCTCCCGGATGGCTCGCACGTGCAGCGGCCTGAGCTGGCCGAGTTCGGTGTCCGATACGGCCAGGCCTTCACCGAGACCGGGCACGGTATGGCTTCGATATTCGCTGAGTGGGTGGAACAACGCGGGCTGGTGCGGGTCGGCGAGCGACTTCGGGAGGAACCACTGTTCTCGCCCTGGGTCGCTCTCCTCGGATACCCGGTGACCGAGCCGTACTGGATTCGCGTGCCGGTGGGTGGCGTGCAGCGAGACGTCCTCGTCCAGTGCTTCGAGCGACGCTGCCTGACGTTCACGCCTGCGAACGCACCGGAGTGGCAAGTCGAAATGGGCAATATCGGGGTGCACTACCGGATGTGGGTCGCCGGCAGGCTCGACGTACCTGCACTGGTCGCCGGACACGTGGGGTGA
- the ribE gene encoding 6,7-dimethyl-8-ribityllumazine synthase, translated as MIVADGQPIRTVTASLNGRGRRFAIVVSRFNELISSQLLRGALDGLLRHDVDPRAIDVVWVPGSFEIPLTAKRLAQTNRYDAVICLGAVIRGATPHFDYVAGEVAKGIANAALETGIPIVFGVLTTDTIEQAVERAGTKLGNKGFDAALIALEMANLFAELERLTAAAMEA; from the coding sequence ATGATCGTCGCTGACGGCCAACCAATACGGACGGTGACAGCCTCATTGAACGGACGTGGGCGGCGTTTCGCGATCGTCGTCAGTCGTTTCAACGAACTCATTTCCAGCCAGCTCCTGCGCGGCGCGCTCGATGGCTTGCTCCGCCATGATGTCGACCCGAGGGCGATCGACGTGGTCTGGGTTCCCGGTTCGTTCGAGATTCCCTTGACGGCGAAGCGACTGGCCCAGACCAACCGGTACGACGCGGTCATCTGCCTCGGTGCGGTGATTCGTGGTGCGACACCGCACTTCGACTACGTCGCGGGGGAGGTGGCCAAAGGGATCGCCAATGCTGCCCTGGAGACAGGTATCCCCATCGTTTTCGGTGTTCTGACCACCGATACGATCGAGCAGGCGGTCGAGCGCGCGGGTACGAAGCTGGGGAACAAGGGATTCGATGCGGCCTTGATCGCCCTGGAGATGGCGAATCTGTTCGCCGAGTTGGAACGACTGACTGCGGCAGCGATGGAAGCGTGA
- a CDS encoding bifunctional 3,4-dihydroxy-2-butanone-4-phosphate synthase/GTP cyclohydrolase II, which produces MTRFERVERAIEAFRAGRFVIIVDDADRENEGDLAIAAQFCTPQAVNFMAREARGLICVPMAAEWADRLGLPPMVPPTSNASRFRTAFTVSVEAREGVTTGISAFDRSVTIQKLADPTATLDDFVMPGHVFPLRARPGGVLERDGQTEASVDLARLAGLYPVAVVCEIMSADGTMARLPELERFAAVHDIALVHVADIIAYRLARERVAQCVAETTLPTTVGTFQLRAYQRLGGEEIDLALVMGTLDGDEPVLVRLHSECLTGDVFGSQRCDCGPQLETAMARIAAEGRGVIVYLRQEGRGIGLLNKLRAYHLQDQGFDTVEANLQLGFPADLRNYREAAIILRDLGVEKIRLMTNNPRKVAALEELGFAVVERVPIELPPSEHNRRYLRTKRDKLGHLILLQELTAISGEAERGGGE; this is translated from the coding sequence GTGACACGATTCGAGCGGGTCGAGCGGGCGATCGAGGCGTTCCGGGCTGGTCGTTTCGTCATCATCGTCGATGACGCGGACCGTGAGAACGAGGGAGACCTCGCGATCGCGGCCCAGTTTTGTACGCCGCAAGCGGTCAACTTCATGGCGCGCGAGGCGCGTGGACTGATTTGCGTTCCCATGGCGGCCGAGTGGGCTGACCGGCTCGGTCTGCCGCCGATGGTGCCGCCGACGTCCAATGCCTCGCGGTTTCGCACAGCGTTCACGGTCTCGGTCGAGGCGCGCGAGGGGGTGACGACGGGTATTTCGGCGTTCGACCGCTCGGTAACGATCCAGAAGCTCGCCGATCCGACCGCGACCCTGGACGACTTCGTCATGCCGGGCCACGTGTTCCCGTTGCGAGCGCGTCCCGGTGGGGTGTTAGAACGGGACGGGCAGACCGAAGCCTCGGTCGACCTCGCGCGACTGGCCGGACTGTATCCGGTCGCAGTGGTGTGCGAGATCATGAGCGCTGACGGCACGATGGCCCGGTTGCCGGAACTCGAACGGTTCGCGGCAGTCCACGATATTGCGCTGGTGCACGTCGCGGACATCATCGCCTACCGGCTGGCTCGAGAGCGCGTCGCCCAGTGTGTCGCCGAAACGACGCTCCCCACGACCGTCGGAACCTTCCAGCTCCGTGCCTACCAGCGCCTCGGTGGCGAGGAGATCGATCTGGCCCTGGTGATGGGTACGCTCGACGGAGACGAGCCGGTGCTCGTTCGGCTCCATTCCGAGTGTCTCACCGGGGACGTGTTCGGCTCCCAACGGTGCGACTGTGGCCCACAGCTGGAGACGGCGATGGCGCGCATCGCTGCCGAGGGGCGTGGCGTGATCGTGTACCTGCGGCAGGAAGGGCGCGGGATCGGTCTCTTGAACAAGCTGCGGGCCTATCACTTGCAGGATCAGGGATTCGACACCGTCGAGGCGAACCTGCAGCTGGGCTTTCCAGCCGATTTACGGAACTACCGCGAGGCGGCGATCATCCTGCGTGACCTCGGTGTCGAGAAGATTCGCTTGATGACGAACAACCCGCGGAAGGTCGCGGCGCTCGAGGAGCTGGGGTTCGCGGTCGTCGAGCGCGTGCCGATCGAGCTTCCGCCGAGCGAGCACAACCGGCGATACCTGCGCACGAAGCGCGACAAGCTCGGGCATTTGATCTTGTTGCAGGAACTCACGGCGATCAGCGGTGAAGCGGAGCGAGGAGGTGGGGAATGA
- a CDS encoding riboflavin synthase: MFTGIIEEIGEVLSLQPTRGGGARLRIGCHIVLEGTKVGDSIAVDGVCLTVTDLAPESFTVELQPVTLRRSALGTLRPGDGVNLERALAVGGRFGGHYVQGHVDAVGRVVTLYRDGPALVVRVAAPPEVMRYVVERGFIAVDGASLTVQRRWPGEFEVSLVSYTQAHITLPRKKPGAPVNLEVDIVAKYVEQFLRAGTASGLSTEILERAGITTDEVGGSL; encoded by the coding sequence ATGTTTACGGGAATCATCGAAGAGATCGGAGAAGTCCTCTCGCTGCAACCGACACGCGGGGGCGGTGCACGACTCCGCATCGGCTGCCACATCGTGCTGGAGGGCACGAAGGTGGGTGACAGTATTGCAGTCGACGGTGTCTGCCTCACGGTGACCGACCTCGCGCCCGAGAGCTTCACTGTCGAGCTTCAACCGGTCACGTTGCGGCGATCGGCGCTGGGCACGCTGCGACCTGGTGATGGGGTGAACCTCGAACGGGCATTGGCCGTCGGTGGGCGCTTCGGCGGCCACTACGTTCAGGGACATGTGGATGCGGTTGGGCGCGTGGTGACACTGTACCGAGATGGTCCCGCTCTGGTCGTGCGTGTCGCGGCGCCCCCAGAGGTCATGCGGTACGTCGTCGAGCGCGGTTTCATCGCGGTGGACGGAGCGAGCTTGACCGTCCAGCGCCGGTGGCCAGGCGAGTTCGAGGTGTCGCTCGTTTCGTACACGCAAGCGCACATCACGTTACCGCGGAAGAAACCCGGTGCCCCGGTCAATCTGGAAGTCGATATCGTTGCCAAGTACGTCGAGCAGTTCTTGCGCGCCGGTACGGCGAGCGGTCTCAGCACGGAGATCCTGGAACGTGCTGGGATCACCACTGACGAGGTCGGAGGTTCACTGTGA
- the ribD gene encoding bifunctional diaminohydroxyphosphoribosylaminopyrimidine deaminase/5-amino-6-(5-phosphoribosylamino)uracil reductase RibD: MEATRERTQCERDRLWMQRAIALAWRAAGRVAPNPAVGAVVVRDGTVVGEGCTKPPGGPHAEVVALEEAGERARGATLYVTLEPCAHYGRTPPCVHAILRTGIRRVVIAIRDPYPEVDGRGIAALRAAGLEVEVGLEAEAAAEAVAGYLKRLRTGFPEVTLKYAMTLDGRLATRTGHSRWITGPEARRYAHRLRDRHDAILVGVGTVLQDDPELTTRLDPSECGDGGPHHPLRVILDSQARTPPTARMLSPAVPGQTLIVTTDAAPPDRVAALREAGAEIVTVPARCGKVDIRSALFALGARGINGVLVEGGGRVLGSLFDAGLVDRIVAFVAPVLVGGSEAPVPFAGRGVETMDQAVRLRDVRVRELGTDVVIEGRVRPVEIPE; the protein is encoded by the coding sequence ATGGAAGCGACGCGAGAACGTACCCAGTGCGAACGAGACCGCCTCTGGATGCAGCGCGCGATCGCCCTGGCCTGGCGAGCTGCCGGGCGGGTCGCGCCGAATCCAGCCGTGGGGGCGGTCGTCGTGCGCGACGGTACCGTCGTCGGCGAGGGATGCACGAAACCGCCCGGTGGGCCGCATGCCGAGGTGGTCGCACTCGAGGAGGCGGGAGAACGAGCGCGCGGAGCCACGCTCTACGTCACGCTCGAGCCGTGTGCGCACTACGGGCGTACCCCTCCCTGTGTGCATGCGATCCTCCGGACTGGAATCCGCCGCGTCGTGATCGCCATCCGCGATCCCTACCCTGAAGTCGACGGTCGTGGGATCGCCGCGTTGCGCGCGGCTGGCCTTGAGGTCGAGGTCGGGTTGGAAGCTGAAGCGGCAGCAGAAGCCGTCGCTGGCTATCTGAAGCGCCTCCGGACAGGGTTTCCCGAAGTGACGCTGAAGTACGCGATGACACTGGACGGCCGCTTGGCCACGCGAACGGGTCACTCGCGGTGGATCACCGGCCCGGAAGCACGTCGCTATGCCCACCGACTGCGTGACCGGCATGACGCCATCCTCGTCGGCGTGGGAACGGTGCTGCAGGATGACCCCGAACTGACGACCCGACTCGATCCCTCCGAATGTGGTGACGGAGGACCGCACCATCCGCTGCGCGTGATCCTGGACAGTCAGGCGCGGACGCCACCCACGGCGCGGATGCTCTCGCCAGCGGTACCGGGGCAGACGCTGATCGTAACGACGGACGCTGCACCACCGGATCGCGTCGCCGCGCTGCGCGAGGCTGGTGCGGAGATCGTCACGGTACCAGCCCGATGCGGCAAAGTGGATATCCGCAGTGCGCTGTTCGCGCTCGGTGCGCGTGGCATCAACGGCGTCCTGGTCGAAGGGGGCGGTCGAGTTCTCGGCTCGCTCTTCGACGCGGGACTCGTCGATCGAATCGTGGCGTTCGTCGCACCGGTTCTGGTCGGTGGCTCCGAAGCCCCGGTTCCCTTCGCGGGACGCGGCGTCGAGACGATGGATCAGGCCGTGCGTCTCCGCGATGTACGCGTCCGTGAACTCGGGACGGACGTCGTGATCGAAGGGCGTGTCCGCCCAGTCGAGATACCGGAGTGA
- a CDS encoding phytoene desaturase family protein has protein sequence MRRASGASATWDAVIVGAGPNGLAAALALARAGRRVLVLEREPVPGGGLRSQASVFPGLRHDHCATVFALAAASPFFNELGIHSALPWVESPAVLAHPLDSGDVALLWRDLQQTAVELGPDGRRYAELLGPLLAEGPALLATLLGPLPGIFRYPGYRLPVTASLRFAHVGTGPVTSLCRSFRTERARALVAGLAAHSTLPLERAPSAAFALVLALCAHLTGWPMVQGGAVELARWLVEQLEAAGGTIRCSCPVERLDDLPPARAIVLDLVPHAALALARSRWPGWYRSQLERYRPGPGVFKVDWLVRDGVPWRDERCQLAATVHIGGSWEEIAAAERTVAQGTMPDRPFVILVQASRFDASRARDGIEPVWGYCHVPAGWIGDATTAIEAQIERFAPGFRERIVARRCWRPLDLERANPNLLGGDLTGGWPTLTQLFTRPAVWPWPPYRTPDPAIFLASAATPPGGGVHGMCGYWASRSVERWLRQFGPSSQASLASPGRDRLAGEEQVAGPRRRQRGRVDVTTLAP, from the coding sequence ATGAGACGCGCTTCCGGGGCGTCGGCGACCTGGGATGCGGTCATCGTTGGAGCGGGGCCGAACGGGCTCGCCGCCGCGCTGGCACTGGCGCGCGCCGGGCGCCGTGTGCTCGTGCTCGAACGCGAACCGGTACCGGGTGGAGGGCTGCGTTCGCAGGCGAGTGTCTTCCCGGGCCTGCGCCACGACCACTGCGCGACCGTCTTCGCGCTCGCAGCGGCCTCGCCGTTCTTCAACGAACTCGGGATCCATTCGGCCTTGCCCTGGGTCGAGTCGCCAGCGGTCCTCGCGCACCCGCTCGACAGTGGTGATGTCGCGCTCCTGTGGCGCGACCTGCAGCAGACAGCGGTGGAACTCGGCCCGGATGGTCGCCGCTATGCGGAATTGCTCGGGCCGTTGCTCGCCGAGGGACCAGCGCTCCTGGCGACCCTGCTGGGGCCACTGCCTGGCATCTTCCGGTATCCAGGATACCGGCTTCCAGTGACCGCCTCGTTGCGGTTCGCGCACGTCGGTACTGGTCCGGTCACGAGCTTGTGCCGTTCGTTCCGGACAGAACGAGCACGTGCACTCGTCGCGGGCCTGGCTGCGCATAGTACGCTGCCGCTCGAGCGGGCGCCGTCGGCTGCCTTCGCGCTGGTGCTTGCACTCTGTGCGCATCTGACTGGTTGGCCGATGGTGCAGGGTGGTGCCGTCGAACTCGCACGCTGGCTGGTCGAGCAGCTCGAAGCAGCCGGAGGGACTATCCGATGCTCCTGTCCGGTCGAACGGCTGGATGATCTACCGCCAGCACGAGCGATCGTGCTCGATCTGGTACCGCATGCTGCATTGGCGTTGGCGCGCAGCCGCTGGCCTGGCTGGTATCGCAGCCAGCTCGAGCGGTATCGTCCAGGGCCGGGTGTCTTCAAGGTCGATTGGCTGGTGCGAGACGGGGTGCCCTGGCGAGACGAGCGCTGCCAGCTCGCAGCGACCGTCCACATCGGGGGATCGTGGGAAGAAATTGCGGCTGCCGAGCGAACGGTCGCGCAGGGGACGATGCCGGACCGACCGTTCGTCATTCTCGTGCAGGCGAGCCGCTTCGATGCCTCACGAGCACGCGACGGTATCGAGCCGGTGTGGGGCTACTGCCATGTGCCAGCAGGTTGGATAGGCGACGCGACGACGGCGATCGAGGCACAGATCGAGCGGTTCGCGCCAGGATTTCGCGAACGCATCGTAGCACGACGCTGCTGGCGACCGCTCGACCTGGAACGCGCCAACCCCAATCTGCTCGGTGGCGACCTGACCGGCGGATGGCCGACACTGACGCAACTCTTCACGCGGCCGGCGGTGTGGCCCTGGCCACCCTATCGGACCCCGGATCCGGCTATCTTCCTGGCGAGCGCAGCAACGCCGCCAGGCGGTGGAGTGCACGGTATGTGCGGATATTGGGCGAGCCGATCAGTCGAGCGCTGGTTGCGACAGTTCGGACCGTCATCGCAAGCGAGCCTTGCCTCGCCCGGTCGTGACCGGTTAGCGGGGGAGGAGCAGGTTGCTGGTCCTCGCCGGCGTCAGCGAGGACGAGTTGACGTGACGACGCTGGCGCCGTAG